A window of Phycisphaerae bacterium genomic DNA:
CTTCTCGAGAACCACCTCCATCGTTTCATAGTTGTTGACGAAATGCGGCGAGAGGTACCCCTTGTCAAACTGCATGCCCTCGACCAGCTCCACGGTCGTCTCAAGGGTCTTGCCCTCCTCAACCGTGATCACGCCGTCCTTGCCCACCTTCTCCATCGCCTTGGCGATCTGCTGGCCGATCTCCGCGTTCTGATTGGCCGCGCACGTGCCCACCTGGGCCACCTGCTCGCTGTTCTTGACGTCGGTGGCCATCTTGCCGAGTTCCTCGACCACCGCTTCCACCGCCTGCTCAATGCCGCGCTTCAGCTCCATCGCGTCGGCGCCGGCAGCGACATTCTTGAGCCCCTCGTCATAAATCGCCTCAGCGTAGATCGTCGCCGTGGTGGTGCCGTCGCCGGCAACCTGAGAGGTCTTGCTCGCAACCTCCTTGACCATCTGAGCACCCATGTTCTCATAGGCGTCTTCCAGCTCGATCTCCTTGGCAACGGTCACACCGTCCTTGGTGACCGTCGGAGAACCGAAAGACTTCTCCAGCACCACGTTCCGACCACAGGGACCAAGCGTGACCTTCACCGCCTTCGCCAATTGCTTCACGCCCCGGCGGATCGCCTCACGGGCTTCCATGTCATACGCAATTCTCTTGGCTGCCATGTATCGTTCACTCCTCAGAGTGTTATCAGATCCTCAAAATCACCCAGAACCCTTATCGCCGGTCGGCCGGCCCCACTCAGGACAGGACTGCCAGAATCTCGCTCTCCTCGATGATCAGAAACTCCTCGCCGTCGATCTTGATTTCCGTTCCGGCATAGCTGCTGAACAGTACCTCCTCCCCCTTATTGACCTGCATCTTGCTGCGCTCCCCGTTCTCCAGAAGCTTGCCGTCACCGACCGCCTGGACGATGCCTCGCTTGGGTTTCTCTTTGGCC
This region includes:
- the groES gene encoding co-chaperone GroES, which encodes MAKLKVRPLGDKVLVKRVEAESKTAGGIVLPDTAKEKPKRGIVQAVGDGKLLENGERSKMQVNKGEEVLFSSYAGTEIKIDGEEFLIIEESEILAVLS